AATACTTCTGATCTTTCTGAATTCCGGGAAATTTACTGCGCAAAATAAACGTAAATACCGATGACTATTGCTACGATGATCAGGCCCATTTGCTTTACGTACTTGAACGGAGTAATCTCTACCTGCTCAGTATACTCCTGTACATAAGGAGTAGCCCTTGGTTTAAATTTACCAATAAGCAACATGATTCCAATATTGGCAATAAATAATATGGCCATCACATGTAAATAATGAGGATAGGCGTCTGCCTCTACCAGCGCTAGTTGTGCTGGATCACTTATTCCATTTGCCTTTGCATTTTCCAAAGCAGAGGACACAAACTTAGGCTGCAACCAGAACTGGGAGATGATATAAAGTAACGATCCGGAGATAATTCCAATTTTTGCAGCAATAGCAGGCACCCTTTTGGTGAGGTAACCAATGACAATGATCGTTAGGATGGGGATGCTGTAAATTCCATTAATTTCCTGTAGGTAGTTAAATAAGCTACCGGCATTTGCGATCATGGGAGCTATGAACATAGCAGCAAGTGCCAGACAGACTCCAAAAATCTTTCCGTACTTTACCACCGTTTTCTCAGGGGCTTCTTTATTGATATGTTGTTTGTAAATATCTATCCCAAATAAGGTCACCGAGCTATTGAGAACACTGTTGAAGGAACTTAAAATAGCTCCAAAAAGAACAGCAGCAAAGAAGCCTATCAGGGGTTTGGGTAAGACAGCACGAACCAGTTCGGGATAAGCGAGGTCACTCGATGCCAATCCGCCGTCAAAATAATGATATGCGATCATCCCGGGTAGTACAAGGATCAGTGGTCCAAGAATCTTTAAAAAAGATGCCAAAAGCAGTCCTTTTTGGCCTTCAGCCAGATTCTTAGCTGCCAGCGCTCTCTGGATGATCTGCTGATTCGTTCCCCAATAAAAAAGTTGAACGAGCATCATCCCTGTAAATATGGTCGTAAAAGGTACTTCTTGTCCGGCCTCACCTGTAGAATCGAAGCGTTCGGGATTCGTAGTCATCAAAGTTTCCAATCCGTCAAAAACACTACCATCCCCAATTGCCATCAGTCCGAATATGGGAATCAGAATACCTCCAATGATCAGCCCTATGGCGTTGATGCTATCAGAAACGGCAACGGCCTTCAAACCGCCGAAAACTGCGTAGATCGACCCAATAATTCCTATGCCCCAGATACACAAAACAAGGGCTGTTTTATCAGACACATTCAAAAGTTCCGGAACATTGAACATCCCGCTTATGGCCACCGAACCGGAGTACAGGATCACTGGAAGCAGCACCACCACATAGCCCGTAAGGAAAAGTCCGGAAGTAATTGTCTTTGTCGTTACATCAAATCGTTTTGCCAAAAATTGAGGCACTGTTGTGAGTCCGCCTTTCAGGTATCTCGGTAAAAGAAAAACCGCAGTTACCACTATGGCAATAGCGGCCAGGGTTTCCCAGGCCATAACAGATAATCCATCCTTGTATGCACTTCCGTTAAGCCCTACAATTTGTTCAGTTGATAAGTTGGTAAGGAGCAAGGAACCTGCTATTACCCCTGCTGTTAAACTACGCCCACCCAGAAAATATCCGTCAGAGGAAGTTTCATCAGTGGTACGTGTTGCAAAATATGAGATGATGGCTACAAGGGAAGTGAAGCCTATAAATGATATGATACCAATCATTTTACCGGAAATTAATTAGTTAGTCTCTCTAAATATATTAGTTTATTTACGAACTACTACCTCATTGACCCATAAATCATACCACGCCTGTTTTAAAGACCTATCGGCCGCCAAACTAGGACGGTTCAAATTTCCATCTTCGTAACGGATTAAGTATCTTGCATCCCTCTTTCTAAAGCATGATGAAAAGGATATTAAGGTATACTGTATTGCTTTCGATAGTTTTAACCGGATGCCAGAATTCCCCTGCAAAACGTTTCGAAAAACTGAGTGCATCCAGCACTGGTCTTGATTTCAGTAATACGCTGACGGCAACTCCTGAACTTAATATCCTCAATTATCTGTATTTCTTTAACGGGGCGGGGATTGCTGCAGCTGATTTCAACAATGACGGCCTGATTGATCTGTATTTTACGGCGAATCAGGAAGCAGATCAACTCTACCTCAACAAGGGAAATCTCCGGTTTGAAAAGATTACCGAAACCGCAGGAATTGACAATTCGGGAAACTGGACTACCGGGGTAACACATGCAGACGTCAACAACGATGGCCTGCTGGATATCTATGTCTGCAAGGTGGGGAGTTTCAGAAATATCAGCGGAAAAAATTTACTTTACATAAATCAGGGACTCAACAAAGAAGGAATACCCGAATTTAAGGAGGAGGCTGAATCTTACGGCCTCGATTTTAGTGGGTTTTCCACTCAGGCTGCCTTCTTTGATTACGATCTCGACGGGGATCTCGATATGTTTCTCCTCAATCATTCCGTACACCCAAACATGACCTACGGGAAAGGTTCTCAGCGCCTGCAATACG
This DNA window, taken from Muriicola soli, encodes the following:
- a CDS encoding solute:sodium symporter family transporter: MIGIISFIGFTSLVAIISYFATRTTDETSSDGYFLGGRSLTAGVIAGSLLLTNLSTEQIVGLNGSAYKDGLSVMAWETLAAIAIVVTAVFLLPRYLKGGLTTVPQFLAKRFDVTTKTITSGLFLTGYVVVLLPVILYSGSVAISGMFNVPELLNVSDKTALVLCIWGIGIIGSIYAVFGGLKAVAVSDSINAIGLIIGGILIPIFGLMAIGDGSVFDGLETLMTTNPERFDSTGEAGQEVPFTTIFTGMMLVQLFYWGTNQQIIQRALAAKNLAEGQKGLLLASFLKILGPLILVLPGMIAYHYFDGGLASSDLAYPELVRAVLPKPLIGFFAAVLFGAILSSFNSVLNSSVTLFGIDIYKQHINKEAPEKTVVKYGKIFGVCLALAAMFIAPMIANAGSLFNYLQEINGIYSIPILTIIVIGYLTKRVPAIAAKIGIISGSLLYIISQFWLQPKFVSSALENAKANGISDPAQLALVEADAYPHYLHVMAILFIANIGIMLLIGKFKPRATPYVQEYTEQVEITPFKYVKQMGLIIVAIVIGIYVYFAQ